In the Candidatus Baltobacteraceae bacterium genome, one interval contains:
- a CDS encoding SUMF1/EgtB/PvdO family nonheme iron enzyme, with protein MTTTLAQPRLDQGGFIDWYRRNRLWSRYLFDRVQPHAYLSRPIPLRHPPLFYEGHLPGFSFNKLAYETFGRPPIDLALQTLFERGIDPSDAAAAAAASRAAWPSRVQVWEFGAKCDAAVEDILCNEPMDVKGDLRKERAHTVWTILEHEPMHHETFSYILHRMPLEDKVRPDNYAQPRDAEHPPARRVEIPAGVATLGARRSEVAFGWDNEFEEHRVEVPRFECDVYPVTNRGWMAFVRDGGPVPSFWVEAGGGFKLLTAWAVLPMLEAAPVWVSSEQARQYASWAGRRVMSEPEFHRAAFGTPQAEEQSYPWGEAAPTRAHGNFDFQSWDVAPAGSYPAGTSAFGVAELIGNGWEHTSTPFTPFEGFEPHPSYPQYSADFFDGKHYVVKGASPVTTIAHIRRSFRNWYYGDYPYLYAKFRTVND; from the coding sequence GTGACTACGACGCTTGCGCAGCCGCGCCTCGATCAGGGCGGATTTATCGACTGGTACCGCCGCAACCGCTTATGGTCGCGTTACCTGTTCGATCGAGTCCAGCCGCACGCGTATCTATCACGTCCCATCCCGTTGCGTCACCCGCCCCTCTTTTACGAAGGGCATCTGCCGGGGTTTTCGTTCAATAAACTCGCCTACGAGACGTTCGGACGGCCGCCGATCGATCTTGCACTGCAAACACTGTTCGAGCGCGGAATCGATCCGAGCGACGCCGCGGCCGCTGCAGCAGCATCGCGCGCAGCCTGGCCGTCGCGTGTGCAGGTGTGGGAGTTCGGCGCGAAGTGCGATGCTGCCGTCGAAGATATCCTGTGCAACGAACCGATGGACGTCAAGGGCGATCTGCGCAAGGAACGCGCACATACGGTGTGGACGATTCTCGAACACGAGCCGATGCATCACGAAACGTTTTCATACATCTTGCATCGCATGCCGCTCGAGGATAAGGTCCGTCCCGACAATTATGCGCAACCGCGTGACGCCGAGCATCCTCCTGCGCGCCGTGTTGAAATCCCAGCCGGCGTTGCGACGCTTGGCGCCCGGCGGAGTGAGGTCGCATTCGGGTGGGACAACGAGTTCGAAGAACATCGTGTCGAGGTACCTCGGTTTGAGTGCGACGTCTATCCCGTTACGAATCGTGGGTGGATGGCGTTCGTGCGGGATGGTGGGCCGGTGCCCTCGTTCTGGGTCGAGGCCGGCGGCGGCTTCAAACTTCTCACCGCGTGGGCCGTTCTACCGATGCTCGAGGCGGCGCCGGTCTGGGTGAGCAGCGAACAGGCTCGCCAATACGCGTCCTGGGCAGGCCGCCGTGTCATGAGCGAGCCGGAATTTCATCGCGCTGCTTTCGGAACGCCACAGGCCGAGGAGCAATCGTATCCGTGGGGCGAGGCAGCTCCGACGCGCGCGCACGGCAATTTCGATTTTCAAAGTTGGGACGTCGCGCCGGCTGGTTCATATCCCGCGGGGACGAGCGCGTTCGGTGTCGCCGAGTTGATCGGCAATGGGTGGGAACACACCTCGACGCCGTTCACGCCGTTTGAAGGCTTCGAGCCGCACCCGTCCTACCCGCAGTACTCGGCCGACTTCTTCGACGGCAAACACTACGTCGTCAAGGGCGCTTCGCCGGTGACGACGATCGCACACATTCGCCGCAGCTTCCGGAATTGGTACTACGGCGATTATCCGTATCTGTACGCAAAATTCCGGACGGTAAACGACTAG
- a CDS encoding aldehyde dehydrogenase family protein, producing the protein MATINFEYAPAPESTAPVKLRRRYEHFIGGEWRKPADGKYFDSISPSTEEKLAEIAYGSPEDIAEAVAAARRGYEKYWRKLPAKERAKYLYRIARAITERSRELAVLETIDGGKPIKESRDFDIPQAASHFFYHAGWADKLRYALPGSPNAEALGVVGAIVPWNFPLLMAAWKIAPALACGNTIVLKPAETTPLTALLLADICIEADLPPGVVNIVTGDGATGAALVASDVDKLAFTGSTEVGRQIRRAAAGSKKRLTLELGGKAAQIVFADASLDQAVEGIVAGIYFNQGHVCCAGSRLLVQENVHDEITRRLRRRIATLRLGDPLDKNTDIGAINSRAQLEKIRELVQSGVDEGGELVQAPCALPERGFWFAPSFFTGVAPSFRIAREEIFGPVLSVLTFRTADEAIEKANNTPYGLSAGVWTDKGSKNMYVAQRLRAGVVWCNTFNQFDPSSPFGGYRESGFGREGGWLGLREYLSHR; encoded by the coding sequence GTGGCGACGATTAATTTCGAGTACGCTCCCGCACCCGAATCGACGGCCCCCGTCAAGCTGCGCCGGCGTTACGAACACTTTATCGGCGGCGAATGGCGTAAGCCGGCCGACGGCAAGTATTTCGACAGCATCAGTCCGTCAACCGAAGAGAAACTGGCTGAGATCGCCTACGGTTCTCCCGAAGACATCGCGGAAGCCGTCGCGGCCGCGCGCCGAGGCTACGAAAAATACTGGCGCAAACTCCCCGCGAAAGAACGAGCCAAATATTTATACCGGATCGCGCGGGCGATAACCGAACGGTCACGCGAGCTGGCAGTCCTCGAGACGATCGACGGCGGGAAACCGATCAAAGAATCACGCGATTTCGACATCCCGCAGGCCGCCTCGCACTTCTTCTATCACGCCGGTTGGGCCGACAAGCTTCGCTACGCGCTGCCGGGTTCGCCGAACGCCGAAGCCCTAGGTGTCGTCGGCGCAATAGTGCCGTGGAATTTCCCGCTGCTCATGGCCGCGTGGAAAATTGCTCCGGCCCTCGCGTGTGGGAATACGATCGTGCTGAAACCCGCGGAGACGACGCCGCTCACCGCTCTTCTTCTCGCAGATATTTGCATCGAAGCCGACCTTCCGCCCGGTGTGGTCAATATCGTGACCGGCGACGGCGCGACCGGCGCCGCCTTGGTCGCGAGCGACGTCGATAAGCTTGCGTTCACAGGCTCGACCGAAGTCGGACGGCAGATTCGGCGCGCGGCGGCGGGCTCGAAGAAGCGGCTGACGCTGGAATTGGGTGGTAAGGCCGCGCAGATCGTGTTTGCCGATGCGTCGCTCGACCAGGCCGTCGAGGGGATCGTTGCGGGAATTTACTTCAATCAGGGACATGTTTGCTGCGCGGGGTCGCGGTTGCTGGTTCAGGAGAACGTTCACGACGAGATCACGCGCCGCTTGCGAAGGCGCATCGCGACTTTGCGACTCGGGGATCCGCTCGACAAGAACACCGATATCGGTGCGATCAATTCGCGGGCGCAGCTCGAAAAGATTCGTGAGCTGGTGCAGAGCGGCGTCGACGAAGGTGGTGAGCTCGTGCAAGCTCCGTGTGCGTTGCCGGAGCGAGGGTTTTGGTTCGCGCCCAGCTTCTTCACCGGCGTGGCGCCGAGTTTTCGCATCGCGCGTGAAGAGATTTTCGGGCCTGTACTTTCCGTGCTGACATTCCGCACCGCCGACGAGGCAATTGAAAAAGCGAACAACACCCCGTACGGGCTTTCGGCCGGCGTTTGGACTGACAAGGGATCGAAGAACATGTACGTCGCGCAGCGCTTGCGCGCAGGCGTAGTGTGGTGCAACACGTTTAACCAATTCGATCCGAGTTCACCGTTCGGTGGATACCGCGAATCCGGCTTTGGTCGCGAGGGTGGCTGGCTCGGCCTACGCGAATACTTGAGCCATCGCTAG
- the hppD gene encoding 4-hydroxyphenylpyruvate dioxygenase, whose protein sequence is MSTAAAPASRALREMAFDHVEHYVGNALQAAYYYCAAFGFEVVAYAGPETGLADRSSYVLRQRDLCFVVTSSLRNDGDVAAHVARHGDGIRDVALTVSDARAAFSTAVAGGAKVIREPKEVKDASGTAVLASIATYGDVIHTFVERREYQGAFLPGYVGHSLAVRPSAEVGFSHIDHCVGNVGWGEMETWVQYYERVFGFSQLIGFDEQDISTEFTALRSKVMTDERRIVKFPINEPAEGRKKSQIEEFLEYYDGPGVQHIAIATDDIVRTVRALRANGVELLDTPSTYYDELEARVGHIQEATSVLRELNILVDRDDVGYMLQIFTKPVETRPTLFFEIIQRKGSLSFGKGNFKALFVAIEREQERRGTL, encoded by the coding sequence ATGAGCACGGCAGCTGCGCCGGCGTCGCGCGCCTTGCGCGAGATGGCGTTCGATCACGTTGAGCACTACGTCGGCAACGCGTTGCAGGCGGCCTACTATTATTGTGCGGCGTTCGGCTTCGAGGTCGTGGCGTACGCAGGCCCGGAAACCGGACTTGCGGACCGCTCATCGTACGTGCTGCGGCAACGCGACTTATGCTTTGTCGTGACGTCATCGCTGCGTAACGACGGTGATGTCGCGGCGCACGTCGCGCGGCACGGTGACGGCATTCGCGATGTTGCGTTGACCGTTTCGGATGCGCGTGCCGCGTTTTCGACGGCCGTCGCAGGGGGTGCCAAAGTGATTCGCGAGCCCAAGGAAGTCAAAGACGCGAGCGGCACCGCCGTCCTCGCGTCGATCGCCACGTACGGCGACGTCATTCATACGTTCGTCGAGCGGCGCGAGTACCAGGGCGCGTTCTTGCCGGGCTATGTCGGGCACTCGCTCGCGGTCCGTCCATCCGCGGAAGTCGGGTTCTCGCACATCGATCACTGCGTCGGCAACGTCGGCTGGGGTGAGATGGAAACGTGGGTGCAGTATTACGAGCGCGTCTTCGGATTCTCGCAGCTGATCGGATTCGACGAACAAGATATTTCGACTGAGTTTACGGCGCTGCGTTCCAAAGTGATGACCGACGAGCGCCGGATCGTGAAATTTCCGATCAACGAGCCGGCCGAAGGCCGTAAGAAATCGCAGATCGAGGAGTTCCTCGAATATTACGACGGCCCGGGCGTGCAGCATATCGCAATTGCGACCGACGACATCGTTCGTACGGTGCGGGCCTTACGCGCAAACGGCGTCGAGCTGCTCGATACGCCGAGCACATACTATGATGAGCTCGAGGCGCGTGTCGGTCACATCCAGGAAGCGACCTCGGTGCTTCGCGAGCTGAACATCCTGGTCGACCGCGACGACGTTGGCTACATGCTCCAGATATTTACCAAGCCGGTCGAGACCCGGCCAACGCTATTTTTCGAAATCATCCAGCGCAAGGGAAGTCTCTCATTTGGGAAGGGGAACTTCAAAGCGCTCTTCGTAGCGATCGAACGCGAGCAGGAGCGGCGCGGGACCCTCTAA
- a CDS encoding cobalamin-binding protein, giving the protein MRIVSLLPSATEICFGLGLGEQVVGVTHECDFPPEALAKPKLTRTTLPESLQTGPGRSGSIDRHVRANVHAGSSLYALDSELLERLEPDLIITQELCAVCAVSYDIVAGAAKRLRSDPRVISLEPASLEDVFGTIETVADICGVAERAPAVLANLRSRVAALRTTTSVLYHPRTLLLEWPDPPMNAGHWIPDIIELAGGKPVLANAGGNSQKLEWDAIAETDPDVVFVAPCGYDLPAARDAIRELDVYPAWRALRAVRERRVFAVDGNAYVSRPGPRLVESAEILARALHGDALARV; this is encoded by the coding sequence GTGCGCATCGTTAGCCTGCTCCCGAGCGCGACGGAGATCTGCTTCGGCCTGGGTCTCGGCGAACAGGTCGTCGGCGTAACGCACGAGTGCGATTTCCCACCGGAGGCGCTCGCAAAGCCGAAGCTGACGCGAACGACGCTGCCCGAATCACTCCAGACGGGCCCTGGGCGTTCGGGCTCAATCGATCGGCACGTGCGCGCCAACGTTCATGCAGGCTCGAGTCTGTACGCGCTCGACAGCGAGCTGCTCGAACGGCTCGAGCCCGACTTGATCATCACGCAAGAGTTGTGCGCGGTTTGCGCCGTCTCATATGACATCGTGGCGGGCGCTGCAAAACGCTTGCGCAGCGATCCGCGCGTGATCTCTCTCGAGCCCGCGAGTCTCGAAGATGTCTTCGGAACGATCGAGACGGTCGCAGACATCTGTGGCGTCGCGGAACGTGCGCCCGCAGTGCTTGCGAATTTACGATCGCGCGTCGCAGCGCTGCGCACGACGACGAGCGTGCTGTACCATCCGCGCACGTTGCTGCTGGAGTGGCCCGATCCGCCGATGAATGCCGGACATTGGATTCCCGACATCATCGAGCTTGCGGGCGGAAAACCCGTACTGGCAAATGCGGGAGGCAACTCGCAAAAGCTCGAGTGGGACGCGATTGCGGAAACCGACCCGGACGTTGTCTTCGTCGCGCCGTGCGGTTACGATCTTCCGGCCGCGAGAGATGCGATCCGTGAGCTCGACGTGTATCCCGCGTGGCGTGCATTGCGCGCCGTTCGCGAAAGACGCGTCTTCGCAGTCGACGGGAATGCGTACGTCAGTCGCCCCGGACCACGTCTCGTCGAAAGTGCGGAGATATTAGCGCGCGCGCTGCACGGCGACGCGCTCGCGCGCGTTTAG
- the deoC gene encoding deoxyribose-phosphate aldolase — translation MLTVSVLPSESPSIDAVMLESRAAQFAKRSIKAATKQAGIELAIACMDLTTLEGRDSPGRVRSMCAKALSPAPGVRSVAAVCVYPNLVATAKSVLAGTSVKIASVATAFPSGLSSLDVKLEDTQAAIDSGADEIDMVIDRGAFLSGDERRVFDEIVEVKRVCAAAARPVHLKAILETGELGSYDAIRRASDLALSAGADFIKTSTGKIGTSATLPVALCMAEALRDFESRTGELRGLKVAGGIRTSKSALAYFVLLKETLDDRWLSPDLFRIGASALLDDLLMQREKELTGHYAGIDYYTRD, via the coding sequence ATGCTGACCGTCTCAGTGCTCCCGTCCGAGAGTCCGAGTATTGACGCCGTCATGCTCGAATCGCGTGCCGCGCAGTTTGCAAAGCGTTCGATCAAGGCTGCGACAAAGCAGGCCGGTATCGAGCTCGCGATCGCGTGCATGGATCTTACAACGCTCGAGGGCCGTGACTCGCCGGGTCGCGTACGCTCGATGTGCGCCAAGGCGCTCTCGCCGGCACCCGGCGTCCGCAGCGTCGCGGCCGTATGCGTGTATCCGAATTTGGTAGCGACCGCGAAATCCGTCCTTGCCGGAACCAGCGTCAAGATCGCATCGGTCGCCACTGCATTTCCGAGCGGCCTTTCGTCGCTGGACGTCAAGCTCGAGGACACGCAAGCCGCCATCGACTCGGGCGCCGATGAAATCGACATGGTGATCGATCGCGGCGCGTTTCTGTCCGGGGACGAGCGTCGCGTGTTTGACGAGATCGTCGAGGTCAAGCGCGTTTGCGCTGCCGCCGCACGACCCGTGCACCTTAAAGCGATTCTCGAAACCGGCGAGCTCGGCTCGTACGACGCGATTCGGCGCGCCAGTGATCTGGCACTTAGCGCCGGGGCCGATTTCATCAAGACCTCGACCGGCAAGATCGGCACCTCGGCGACGTTGCCTGTCGCGCTGTGCATGGCCGAAGCGTTACGCGACTTCGAGAGCCGAACCGGCGAGCTGCGGGGTTTGAAGGTGGCCGGAGGAATTCGAACCTCAAAATCAGCGCTCGCCTATTTCGTGTTGCTCAAAGAGACGCTCGACGACCGCTGGCTTTCGCCCGATCTGTTCCGCATCGGAGCGTCTGCCTTGCTCGACGACCTGTTGATGCAACGCGAGAAAGAGCTCACAGGTCACTACGCTGGCATCGACTACTACACGCGAGACTGA
- a CDS encoding M3 family metallopeptidase translates to MRLHVKWNLSADEVKGNCLRQIDAANKRVNKLMASHVKPTADNILVPLENITADLGDRTVAETFLFSVSPDSAVRDASQACSDSINAWITEFNSRPEVYRALAAINAGHTATSPYQTKLLEYYLVTFRRSGAGLGPAARQKFVALSQQLGKLQNKFAANLANDKTTVTITQDQAAGLDTDFMAQFTKNADGTYSVPVNESTVTPFLRTATDPAARKMFYIAYEQRGGKANVELLQQAIAIRYQLAHLLGYKDWATYQLSNKMAQSPERVIHFLTDLDKRLLAGANAELATLAKLKSKDTGAANASIDPWDFTFYDSQLRKTKYSVDADEIKAYFPVQHTIDTVLAIYSKLLGVTYTKGADDAWLRTPSVLHYRVSDTKTGRFIGDSYFDLYPRPGKYDHFANFPLLPNRVLPDGRTQAPLSVIVGNWPVAAPGKPALLSHDDVETFFHEFGHNMAAMLATAPYETLSGGFRQDFVEAPSQMLENWVWQPSILKQLSSRYDTGAPMPDALIKKLIASRYVDQNYAYTRQAFYALVDMKYHTLGEHVDTTKVWADLLPKTTPSAFVPGTYPEAGFGHLMGGYDAGYYGYLWSKVYAQDMFTRFQRQGLESPIAGAAYRADILAPAQTYEPDQEVTKFLGRPMSPDAFYASLGLKPAATQH, encoded by the coding sequence GTGCGACTGCACGTGAAGTGGAATCTAAGCGCGGACGAAGTCAAAGGGAACTGTCTGCGTCAAATCGACGCCGCGAACAAGCGCGTCAACAAATTGATGGCGTCGCACGTTAAACCGACCGCGGACAACATTTTGGTTCCGCTCGAGAACATCACGGCAGACCTGGGCGATCGCACGGTTGCGGAGACCTTCCTTTTCAGCGTCTCGCCGGATTCCGCCGTCCGGGACGCCTCGCAAGCCTGCTCGGACTCGATCAATGCGTGGATTACGGAATTCAACTCGCGTCCTGAAGTCTATCGTGCCCTTGCCGCGATCAACGCCGGTCACACGGCGACGAGCCCGTATCAGACGAAGCTTCTCGAATACTATCTCGTCACATTCCGCCGTTCGGGCGCCGGGCTTGGACCAGCCGCACGGCAGAAGTTCGTCGCGCTATCGCAACAGCTTGGAAAACTCCAGAATAAGTTCGCTGCGAATCTGGCCAACGACAAGACGACAGTAACGATCACGCAAGATCAAGCCGCAGGCCTCGATACCGACTTCATGGCGCAGTTTACGAAGAACGCCGACGGTACGTATTCGGTTCCGGTCAACGAGTCGACCGTGACGCCGTTCTTGCGCACCGCGACCGATCCGGCCGCGCGCAAGATGTTCTATATCGCATACGAGCAGCGCGGCGGCAAAGCCAACGTTGAGCTTCTCCAGCAGGCGATCGCAATTCGCTATCAGCTGGCGCATCTGCTCGGCTACAAAGATTGGGCGACGTACCAGCTCTCGAACAAAATGGCCCAGAGCCCAGAGCGCGTCATCCATTTTCTGACGGACCTCGACAAGCGTTTGCTCGCGGGCGCCAATGCCGAGCTCGCAACGCTTGCCAAGCTGAAGTCCAAGGACACGGGCGCTGCGAACGCCTCGATCGACCCCTGGGATTTCACGTTCTACGACTCCCAACTGCGAAAAACGAAATATTCCGTCGATGCCGACGAGATCAAAGCGTACTTCCCGGTCCAGCACACGATTGATACCGTTCTTGCAATCTATTCGAAGCTGCTCGGCGTCACGTACACGAAAGGCGCCGACGATGCGTGGCTCCGCACGCCCTCAGTCTTGCATTATCGCGTAAGCGATACGAAGACCGGGCGATTCATCGGTGACTCGTATTTCGATCTCTATCCCCGGCCCGGCAAATACGATCACTTCGCGAATTTTCCACTGCTCCCGAACCGCGTGCTGCCGGATGGACGGACGCAGGCGCCGCTCTCGGTGATCGTCGGGAACTGGCCCGTCGCGGCTCCCGGAAAGCCCGCGCTCCTTTCGCACGACGACGTTGAGACGTTCTTCCACGAGTTCGGCCACAACATGGCCGCAATGCTCGCGACGGCGCCCTACGAAACGCTCTCCGGCGGATTCCGCCAAGACTTCGTCGAGGCACCCTCCCAAATGCTCGAAAATTGGGTCTGGCAGCCCTCGATCCTCAAGCAGCTTTCGAGCCGCTACGACACCGGCGCACCGATGCCGGATGCCTTGATCAAGAAGCTGATTGCATCACGCTACGTCGATCAAAATTATGCCTACACGCGGCAAGCGTTTTACGCTCTCGTCGACATGAAGTACCACACGCTCGGCGAGCACGTTGACACGACGAAAGTTTGGGCGGACTTGCTTCCAAAGACGACGCCCTCCGCGTTTGTCCCCGGAACGTATCCGGAAGCCGGCTTCGGTCACCTCATGGGCGGCTACGACGCCGGATACTACGGGTATCTCTGGTCGAAGGTGTACGCGCAGGATATGTTCACGCGCTTCCAGCGTCAAGGACTCGAGAGCCCGATTGCCGGCGCGGCGTATCGTGCCGACATCTTGGCGCCCGCGCAAACCTACGAACCGGACCAAGAGGTAACAAAATTCCTCGGCCGCCCAATGAGTCCGGATGCTTTTTACGCCTCTCTCGGTCTCAAACCGGCAGCCACACAGCACTAG
- a CDS encoding EAL domain-containing protein produces the protein MTLGCRLLGCDAGAVFELDRATSDDAISERLCRLALASDGALALDDLRGLDYLSEDGEKTQYRSYIGAPINVRGSVVGTLNFVSKAARKPGFSETDRDLAQLISALVGNTIDRRRAHERLHRLAYFDTLTGLPNRVQYVERLAEAVAQIATSGNSRKLAVIFLDLDDFKEINDTFGHMRGDAVLSVVGERLRLRVGARGTVARMGGDEFAIVLTDERELANMEVFTESIRTAIDTPIIIGGYEQYATASLGVSIYPDDGGDGETLLKHADVAMYRAKEKGRNFVQFYTPVLNAAMTTRLQQEKALRKALSRGEFLVYYQPQYELATGRLFGLEALVRWRHPKLGLIRPDLFIPNAESSSVIVLIGELVMETACRQVVAWQARGLPKLRISVNLSARQFHETDLLKRAKTVLDATRLDPETLEFEITESVAMGDAERSTEIMKRLRDVGIRFSVDDFGTGYSSLGYLKRFPIDTLKIDKSFVADVITKNDDATLVKTVIAMAHNLNLDVCAEGTETKDQLDFLGRNSCDRVQGYYYSRPVPPEEIEPFIVAALAETQVVPAKNG, from the coding sequence GTGACGCTGGGTTGCCGTTTGCTCGGATGCGATGCCGGCGCGGTGTTCGAGCTCGACCGCGCAACGTCGGACGATGCGATCTCGGAACGCTTGTGCCGTCTCGCGCTCGCGAGTGACGGCGCGCTCGCACTCGACGATCTTCGTGGTCTCGACTACCTCAGCGAAGACGGCGAGAAAACTCAGTACCGGTCTTACATCGGCGCGCCGATCAACGTGCGCGGCAGCGTCGTTGGAACCCTTAACTTCGTTTCGAAAGCGGCACGCAAGCCGGGCTTTAGTGAGACGGACCGGGATCTTGCGCAGTTGATCAGCGCCCTTGTCGGAAACACGATCGACCGGCGGCGCGCCCACGAGCGGCTGCATCGCCTTGCCTACTTCGACACGCTCACGGGATTGCCGAATCGCGTTCAGTACGTCGAGCGCTTGGCCGAGGCCGTCGCGCAGATCGCCACCAGCGGTAACAGTCGAAAGCTGGCGGTCATCTTTCTCGATCTCGACGACTTCAAAGAAATCAACGATACCTTCGGGCACATGCGTGGGGACGCCGTGCTCTCGGTCGTCGGAGAACGCCTTCGACTGCGCGTCGGTGCTCGAGGGACCGTCGCGCGCATGGGCGGTGACGAATTCGCAATTGTGCTGACGGACGAACGCGAGCTGGCCAACATGGAGGTCTTCACCGAGTCGATTCGCACCGCGATCGACACGCCGATCATCATCGGCGGCTACGAGCAGTATGCTACGGCAAGTCTCGGCGTCTCGATCTATCCCGATGACGGCGGCGACGGCGAGACGTTGCTCAAGCACGCCGACGTCGCGATGTATCGCGCCAAAGAAAAAGGCCGCAACTTCGTTCAGTTTTACACGCCGGTTCTCAATGCGGCGATGACGACGCGCCTGCAGCAAGAGAAAGCCTTGCGTAAGGCGCTTTCGCGCGGCGAGTTCCTTGTCTACTACCAGCCGCAGTACGAGCTTGCCACCGGCCGTCTCTTTGGCCTCGAAGCGCTGGTCCGCTGGCGTCATCCCAAGCTCGGCTTGATTCGTCCCGACCTCTTCATTCCGAATGCAGAGTCCAGCTCGGTCATCGTCTTAATCGGCGAGCTCGTGATGGAAACGGCGTGCCGGCAAGTGGTCGCGTGGCAGGCGCGTGGCCTTCCGAAACTGCGCATATCCGTCAACCTTTCCGCGCGCCAGTTCCACGAGACGGACTTGCTCAAACGCGCAAAGACCGTGCTGGACGCGACCCGCCTGGATCCGGAGACGCTTGAATTCGAAATCACGGAATCCGTAGCGATGGGCGACGCCGAACGTTCGACCGAGATCATGAAGCGGCTACGCGACGTCGGGATCCGCTTCTCCGTCGATGATTTCGGTACGGGCTATTCATCGCTCGGATATCTCAAGCGCTTTCCGATCGACACGCTCAAGATCGACAAGTCGTTCGTGGCTGACGTCATTACGAAAAATGACGATGCAACGCTCGTCAAGACCGTCATTGCAATGGCGCACAACCTCAATCTCGACGTCTGCGCCGAGGGGACGGAGACCAAGGATCAGCTGGATTTTCTCGGTCGAAACTCGTGCGACCGGGTCCAGGGTTACTACTACTCCCGACCAGTCCCTCCAGAAGAGATCGAGCCGTTCATTGTTGCAGCACTCGCAGAAACCCAAGTGGTCCCCGCGAAAAACGGGTAA
- a CDS encoding NADP-dependent isocitrate dehydrogenase: MAKIKVKTTLVELDGDEMTRIIWEMIRERLIKPYLDVNLEYYDLGVEYRDKTDDKVTLDAARAIKKYGVGVKCATITPDEARVKEFGLKQMWRSPNGTIRNELGGTIFREPIICRNIPKLVPNWTEPIIIGRHGYGDQYRATEMLIPGAGKLTMRFEPKDGSQTIEREVFVFNEPGVALSMYNLDESIRGFARACLNYGLARKYPVYLSTKNTILKTYDGRFKNLFEEIFNTEFKGKFDAAGLTYEHRLIDDMVASVLKWHGKIVWACKNYDGDVQSDTVAQGYGSLGLMTSVLMTPDGKTVEAEAAHGTVTRHYRLHQAGKETSTNPIASIYAWTQGLTYRGKMDETPDVIRFAETLERVCVDLVETGKMTKDLAILIGPDQPFLNTQQFLNEIDTELQRRMALVGSA, encoded by the coding sequence GTGGCAAAGATCAAGGTCAAAACTACTCTCGTCGAGCTCGACGGGGACGAGATGACGCGCATCATCTGGGAGATGATCCGCGAGCGCTTGATCAAGCCGTATCTCGACGTCAACCTCGAGTACTACGACCTCGGGGTCGAGTACCGCGATAAGACCGACGACAAGGTCACGCTCGATGCGGCGCGCGCCATAAAGAAGTACGGTGTCGGCGTAAAATGCGCGACGATCACCCCCGACGAGGCACGCGTCAAGGAATTCGGCCTCAAACAAATGTGGCGTTCACCGAACGGAACGATCCGTAACGAACTCGGCGGCACGATCTTCCGCGAGCCGATCATTTGCCGCAACATTCCGAAGCTCGTCCCGAACTGGACGGAGCCGATCATCATCGGCCGTCACGGCTACGGCGATCAGTACCGTGCGACGGAGATGTTGATCCCGGGTGCCGGAAAATTGACGATGCGCTTCGAGCCGAAAGACGGCAGTCAAACAATCGAACGCGAAGTGTTTGTTTTCAACGAACCCGGCGTCGCGCTCTCGATGTACAACCTGGATGAGTCGATTCGCGGATTTGCACGCGCCTGTCTCAACTACGGCTTAGCCCGCAAATATCCGGTCTATCTCTCCACCAAGAATACGATTCTCAAAACGTATGACGGCCGCTTCAAAAATCTCTTCGAAGAGATTTTCAACACCGAATTCAAAGGCAAGTTCGACGCCGCGGGTCTGACGTACGAGCACCGGCTCATTGATGACATGGTCGCCTCGGTGTTGAAGTGGCACGGCAAGATTGTCTGGGCATGCAAGAACTACGACGGCGACGTGCAGTCCGATACGGTCGCGCAAGGTTACGGTTCGCTCGGGCTGATGACTTCGGTTCTGATGACGCCCGACGGCAAAACCGTTGAGGCCGAGGCCGCGCACGGCACGGTCACGCGGCATTATCGCTTACATCAAGCGGGCAAGGAAACGTCGACCAATCCCATCGCGTCGATCTATGCCTGGACGCAAGGCTTGACGTACCGCGGCAAGATGGACGAGACGCCCGACGTGATCCGATTTGCCGAGACTCTCGAACGTGTGTGCGTCGACTTGGTTGAGACCGGAAAGATGACCAAGGACCTCGCGATTCTCATTGGTCCGGACCAGCCTTTCCTCAATACGCAGCAGTTTCTTAACGAAATTGACACGGAATTACAGCGGAGGATGGCGCTCGTTGGGTCCGCTTGA